The segment CACGCACGTCGGTCTCGCCGCCTCGTCCGCGCCGCGACGGACGCCTACAGCGGCGCCGATCTTTCGGACGCCGATGCGCGCGAAGCAGTGTCGGATTCGATGGAAGCCGCGTGTGATCATGCGGAACAGACGCGGTGCATGATCCGTAGTTACATTGACGCTCGCAAAACGGCCGATCCTAGCGACCAACAGCCGGACGCCGATGACGATTCTGCCGTCGATGAGCGCGCCCGCAAAGCCAGGGCTCGCCAGAAAAAGCAGAAGCTTCTGACGGCCTGACTGGCAACTTTATCTCACTGATTTTCTGAACGCCTCGGCGCAAGCCGTGGACCACCGCGCTCACGCGCAATTAACCCAGGAGTTGTCATCATGACACTGCTTGAGCTCCGCGAGGCGTATCAGCGCGCGGTCGACAAATTGAATACGCCCGAGGTCATTGCCGACAAGAAGGTCTATGCCGAAACGGAAGCTGAGGCCGATCGTCTTGAAGGCGAGATCGACCGCGCTCAGAAGGCACTGGACCGCGCCGCGGCGACGGCCCGCCCGGCGGTAGCTACGGAGGCCGGCGCGCCTGTCGTCCCCGCCCAGGATATCGAAGATATCGCCTGGTCGCGCGCCGGATATCGCGGCTTCGCGAATCCCTTGCAGGCCCATTCCTCTGAAGGTGTGGCCTGGAGCAGAAAATTTGACCGTGCGCTTGCGACCGCCCGCCGCAACCTAGGAATGACTTCCATTGATCCATCGAAGCATTTCCGTAGCCTCGGCGAGCAATTGATCGCGACTTACAATTATGCGGTCAACAAGACCAATACCGACCCCCGCCTGCAGCGTGCGCCAACCGGCGCCGGCGAAGTCGATCCCACGGGCGGCGGCTTCCTGGTGCAGGTCGATTTCGCGCAGGCGATCTTCATGCTTGCGCACGACATGGGCGAGCTCTTGAGCCGCGTCAACAAACTGCCGATCGGCGAGAAGTTCAACGGCATCAAGATCCCCGGCGTCGACGAAACGGCTCGCACGACCGGCAGCCGCTGGGGCGGTGTTCGGTCCTATTGGCTCGGTGAGGGCACGCAAGCGACCGCTTCGCGCCCGAAGTTCCGCATGATCGACTTCAACCTGCACAAGCTTTTCTCGCTGATGTATACCACGGACGAGCTTCTGCAGGACCAGAACGCGCTCAATTCGATCGCCTCGCAGGCGTTCTCGGAAGAAGTGATGTTCATGACCGAAGACAGTATCTTCGAAGGTACTGGATCGGGCATGCCGTGGGGCATTCTGAATCACCCCTCGCTGATTACTGTCGCAGAAGAGAGCAGCCAGACCGCGGCGACAGTCATCAAGGCCAATATCGACAAGATGTGGTCGCGGATGTGGAATCGGTCTCGCAAAAACGCGGTCTGGTTCATCAATCAGGATGTCGAACCTCAACTCCTCAATCTCAATCAGCCGGTCTCGACGCAAGGCACCGCGGCCACGGGCGGCGTCGGCGGTACGTTGGTCTATATGCCACCGGGCGGCATGAGCGCGGCGCCCTATGCGGCTCTCTATGGGCGCCCGGTGATTCCGGTTGAATATTGCTCCACGGTGGGCACCGTCGGAGACATCGTCCTGGCCGATCTGTCGCAATACACGCTCGTCGATAAGGGCGGCGTCCAGGCCGCGACGTCGATGCACGTCGCCTTCCTGACCGACGAAATGGTGTTCCGCATAACGTATCGCGTCGACGGCAAGCCGATGTGGACGAAGGATCTGACGCCTTTCAAGGGCACAAACACGAAATCGCCGTTTGTGGCCCTCGCGACGCGTTCGTAGGCGATCGCGCTCTGACAAAGTAGAAAGGGCCGGAGAAGATTCTCCGGCCCTTTTTATGTAAGGCCAATTTTCGAGCCGGAATCTCACACTTCACCAGAGGAGTAGCCCAATGGGCGTCCAATTCTCGCTTCCGGCGCAACTGCCGCCGTCCGTCCTTTTGCCGGCTGCCACCGATGCTGCCGGCCGCACCAGCCGCTATGCCGATCTGAGCAATGCGGTCAAAGCCTATCTCATCGTCGAGGTCAACCAGGGCAACGCGGCGACGGTCACAATCACGCCGCTGCAGGCAAAGGATACGTCCGATACCGGATCAAAGGCGATCAACGCTTCGCCGATCTGGCTCGTTGACGATACGTCTACGTCGGACGCCTTCGTTGCTCAGACGCCCGCGGCGAGCTTCACAACAGATGCCACTTTGAAGGACAAGCTGATCATCTTCGAGCTTCTGCCCGAGGCGGCGTTGGATATCGCCAATGGCTTCAAGACGATTGCCGTGGAAACCGGCGCTTCGAACGCTGCGAACATCACGCGCGCCGAGCTCGTCTATCTCGCGAATATCCAAGCGCTGGGCGCTTCTCAGCCCTCGACCTTCAACTAATAATCCCGCGCCGGCGCGGCGGAGGCCCGTCTCATGACAGAAAAATCCGTCGCCCGGCAGTTGGGCGAGTGGGCTTTGGCTCTCCTGCGGGCGGAGCAGGGCCTCGGCGTCGACGCGATTTTGAACCGCGCACCGACAGGGGCGGGTGAGACGGTCGCCACCGCCGGCGGCTTTCTTGTGCCCACGGCAGCGGCCGACTTTATCCTCGGAACCATCTATGAGGACCGGAATTCGGTCCTCCCGTATTTCTTCAAATGGAACATACCTGACGGCGCCAATTCCACGAAGGTGCCGGGCGCCGATGAGACGAGCCGTGCCAACGGCTATCGCTGGGGCGGCGTCGTGGCTGATTTCGAGGATGAAGGTGACACCCAGGTTGAATCGCTGCCGCGGCTCAAGCAGACAGAATTCTCCGCAAACAAGATTATCGGCTTTGCTGTCGTCACCGATGAACTGCTGGCGGATGCTGAGAACCTCGGCAATTTTCTTCAGCGCGCGTTTTCCGACGAGCTGCGGTATAAGCTCGAGCAGTACTCGCTTTCCGCTGCTGGCACGGGCGCCGGAAAGCCGCTCGGAATTTTGAATTCGCCGGCGCTTGTGAGCGTAGCCAAGCAGTCCGGGCAATCCGCGGGCACCATCGTGGGCGCCAATCTCGAAGCAATGTGGACGGCATTGCCAGCCGCATCGCGCAAGCGCGCCATTTGGGCCGTCAGTGAGACTGCCGCGGCTCAAGCCGATGGCGCCACAACCTTGGGCATTTACCCGTTTTCCGGCAGTACCAATCCCGACGACGTTCCCCGCATCAAAGGGCGACCCGCGATCGAGACTGACGCTTTGCCGATCGTCGGCACGCCCGGCGATATCCTTCTGATCGACCCGGCCTGGTACGCGGTTGCGTCAAAGCCGATCGACTGGGCGATGAGCGCCGACGTGCTCTTCATTAGTGACCAGACGGTGTTTCGCATCACGTGGCGCGTCGATGCGCGGCCGCTGGTCTCCGCGCAGATCACCGGAAGCGATGGTTCCGCGCGATCGCCTTTCGTTGCCCTCGCGGCACGGTCATAAGCCCGAATGACGCCCAACGTCGTCACGACCGTGCTGAGCGCAGCAACGCCGGAGTTCGCCGGCGGGAAGTCTCGCGATCTTTGCTCTTTGGAGGAGGTTCGCGAAGAACTCGACCTTGGCGATCGCCGCGCGGATCGTTGGCTCCAAAAACAGATCACGAACGAATCCGAGACGGTGGAGACATTTTGCAACCGCATCTTCCGGGCGCAATACTATCAAGACCATTTCTGGCCGTTTCGTGATTCGGTTCCGCGCAAATTTGAAGCTGATCTTCTGCCCCTACAGCTCGCGCGTTGGCCGATCGCCTGCGGCACTTCGCACGCTGGCATAGCGCCACCGCGCCGCCCGTCGCTCTCGGCCGTCGCGGGAAGCGCGCCCGTCGCGACAGTCTTCTTCGTGCGCATTTCCTATGTGACGTCGACGGGTGAGACGGCGGCTTCGCTCGAGAGTGGACTTGCTGTGGGGCCAGGCCAGCTGCTTCAGGTCGCGTCCCCGGTGCAAGATGTTGGCGATAGGGCGATCGGCTGGAATTGTTACATCGGTACGAGCCCGAATAAAGGCACGCTCCAGAATGCGTCGCCAATCTCGATCGGGCAGGATTTAACGCTGCCGGCGGCTGAGCTTGTGCCAGGCCATGCGCTCCCCGATTATGTGCTGGTGGTCGAGGAGGGCATCAAGGCGCCCGACGGAACCATTAGCGCCCGTCCGCTTGCGGAAGGCGTCGATTTCACCGTCAATGCGGAAGAAGGCCAGATCATTCGGCTTCATCCGCTTTCGCGCCACGCGCGGTCTTGGTCCAGCTGGCCGCTCATTATCCAATATCGCGGCGGATTTGATGAAGTGCCGCATCCGGTTCGTATGGCGACCGTCGAGCTTGTGAAGTTCAGGTGGTTCGCCCGCAAGCGCGACCCCGGAGTGAAGTCTGAAAATGTCGAGGGCATATACCAGGCGGATTATTGGCTTGGGACGGGCCCGGGCGGCCCCGCTGACATGCCTTCTTTCGTTGCCGATAGGCTTGATCGCTATCGCGTGCCAGTCATCGCCTGAGGGGTCGCCATGAACAATCCCGGTGCCTTCCAGATTCCATTTGGTGGCAGCGCCCTCGCGGTTGCGGAGGCGGGGACGTATGTTAGCGACTGGGTTTCGGATCTCGACGGCCTCAAGTCGCTCTCGTTGCAGGCGTCCTTCAAGCCTGGGTCCGGCGGCACAAGCGTCACGGTCTATTTTCAGACATCGCTCGACCAGGGCCAGACCCCGATCGATATCTGGGCACTTCAATTCACGACCACGCCCGGCACACTGGCGGTCAACCTCGATACCGCTGCGCTGAATGCCGCAATCACCCCGACCGATGGCACTTTGACCGCGGGCGATATCGTCAACGGCATCCTCGGCGATCGCGTGCGAGCTAAAGTCGTCGTTGTCGGAGAATACATGGGTTCGACCCTCCTCAATCTCACCGGCGTCGCGCGGTGACTGGCGTCAATCCTTCCGCCGAGGCTGCATATCGCCGGGCGATCGAGAAAGCCGGTGTCTCCGTCACGTTCAAACGCGTTAGCGGCGCCGCGCCAAATACCGTCTCATTTTCTGCTGACGTGACCGCGATCGTCCGAGACTATACCGATGACGGCGGTGCAGGGCAGCGTGACGGGCTCGGGCCATCGGTCATTGGCGGCATCACCCAGGGCAAGCGGCAGATCATCGTGATGGCCGCGGATCTCAAGGCCAAACGCTTTCCGCTTCCCGTCGTCAAGAGCGATCAGATCTATGTCTCCGGAAGCGATGCGCTTCTGACCGTCGATTCCGCCGATGCCCAGCTTCGCGCCATGGCCGGCGCGATCGATATCGCTGCGACCGGGGCGCCATGATCCCGACTCTCGAAATAGATGATTCACGCATCTTCGTGCGCCTCGAGAAGGTGTCGCCGGCCGTGGCGGGTTCGCTTGCCGCGGCGGTCGCCGCCCTTATCGGACCGCTGGTCAGCGACGCGCAGGCGCTGGCGCTCGCGCATATCCATACGCAGGGCCTTAATCCCGGCGCTTATCTGGAAAGCATCCATGGGGGCATGTCGGAAAAGAGCGGAAGCGTCATCGGCTATCTGCGATCCGGCTCGCCCTTGGTGCATCTTCTCGAAGACGGCGCGCAAACACCGGCGCACGATATCCTGCCGAAGTCCGCAACAGTCCTCGCCTTCGAAGGCGATGCCGGCCGCGTCTATGCCAGGGCCGTGCATTCTCCCGGCGCGACAATTCCGGCCTATCCGGCGCTCGCGCCGGCCTTCGAGGAACATGCCGCACAAATCGCCGATGCCCTCCGCGACGCGGTGGGTGATGCTGTGAGCGAAACCTGATGGCCGCGACAGGCGCGCGCGAAGAAATCTATGAAGCCCTCCTGGAAAAGCTTCAAAAGCTGACCGGCTTCAAGGAAGTGACGCGCCGCAAGCGCCCCGGCAATTATTGGAACGTGAAAAACACCCCCGCCCTTGTCCTCGCTCAGGCGGGTCAGGATTATGAGCGCAAGTCGGTCAACCTGCCGCCCACGCGGCGCCTGACTGTCTATGCCATCCTCTACAACGTCATCGATCCCAACGACCAGAATTCGTTGCCCGAGACGCCGATCAACAACGCCCTGGATGCGATCGATGCGGCTTTAAAGCCGCAGCCTTACGGCCTTGGCCAAGAGACGCTCGGCGGCATCGTGGATGCCGTCTATTCCGAAGGCAAGGTCCAGGAAGCGCCCGGTGATTTCACCGGACAGGCGATCGCAATCCTTCCGATCATCCTCATGCTGCCATAGCGGCAATTACAGGAGAACGCAGACATGTCTCTACCTCCGTTTGGCGCTGGCCGCATGTATGCGAAGGCCAGCGATGGCACGCCGGTCGAATTCGGCCTCCTTCAGGGTGTGAAAATCGACCATTCCTTTACCGAAAAGGATCTCTACGGCACCAATCAGCACCGAATTTTCGGCGCGCGCGGAACGGCGAAATTCACTTTTTCGGCCGAGGTCGCAAAGATATCGGCAAAACTGTTTGGCGAGCTCTACTTTGGTATCAGTCCGGTGGCAGGCCAATTGGCGCTGCAGGCGTCAGAGGCACATAGCGTCCCGGCGGAAACCACCTACACGGTTACGGCGACACCGCCGGGGTCCGGCACGTTCGACGCAGACCAGGGCGTCATCTATGCGGCGGGCGCGAATGTTGGCCAGGCGCTCACCCCCGTCGCGAGCAGCCCGACCGCCGGCGAATATACCGTCAATGTCGGGACCGGCGTTTATACCTTCGCTGCCGCAGACGCGTCTGCGGCCGTCGCAATCACTTACCTCTATACGACGTCGAGCACAGGCCAAAAGATCGCCATCACCAATGAGGAGCAAGGCACGACGCCGACCTTCAGCGTTATCGTCCGTGGCCGCGATCCGGACACGGGCCTTTTTAACACGGTCGTGGCCAATAAGTGCAGCAGCACCAAACTCTCAATGGCGCTGAAGCAAAACGATTGGGCGATTCCGTCCTTCGATATCGGTGCCATGGACGACGGCACCGGCACGATCGCCACCTGGTCATTTGGAGATGACAGCTGATGTCCAACGCTCTTAAGGACGCTCAACTGGCGCGGTCGCCGCGCGTCAAACTCGGCAAACGGGAGTTCCCGGTGCCCGAGCTTACCACCGAGCACGCGATCGAGATCGAGCTGCTCATGCTGAAGATCGAGAATTATGATCTTCGCACGATGACCCGCAAAGATCTCGACGTCTTCTATGACGTGGTCTTCCTCGGCGTCTCAGCCGGTACGCCCAGCCTGACGCGCGAAGAATTCTTCGGTCGCCCGATTCCGCCGCGCGATGCAATGAACGCCTGGTGGATCATCATGGAGCAGGCCGGTTTCGACGTCGCGCGCAAAAAGGCGGAGGCCGAGGCACCGGCGGGGGAGCTCCCAAACGCGCCCGCGTCGACTGGGATGCACTGATCGTCGATATTTGCGCCTCCACGGGATGGACCCGCAAGGAAGTCCTCGAGACCCCCCTTCGCTTTCTGACGCGGCTGCGTGGTGAACGCTGGATTCAATGCCCGCCGATAGACAGGCTGCTCGCCGCCTTCGTTGGCTATAACGCGCCGAGTATTGAACTCGATACCAATTATACGATCGCCGCCGAGGAGCACGCCGACTGGTTCAAGAAGCCGGAGCGCTTCCTGAATTGGTGCTGACCGCCGGAGTATGTCATGGCCGATGACGTCTACTATGCGTTTGGCGGCGATATCAGCGGCCTCGAGGCCGCATTGGCCGAAGCCAAAGCGCAGGTCAGCTCCTACTCGTCGGAACTGCGAAAGCTTGCCGCCGAGATGCAGCGGACCGGCGCAAGCGCCGATTCCGATCTCGGCCAAAAAATGCGCGCGGTCGGCGCCGAGCTGGCCGACGCCCAGGCGCATGCCAGTGAGTTCCGCGACAAGATCCGTGAAGCCGGGCAGGGCGGCGAACAAGCCTTCAGCTCGATCGCGGAAATGCTGCCCGAGATTGCAGCCGCGATGGGGATCGCCTTCTCCATCGACGCCGTCAAGGAATGGGTCGCCGGAATGGCGGAGGCGGGCGAGGCGGCGGAAAAGGCCGGCCACCAGCTCGGCATCTCCGCGGCGCAGGCGAGCCAATTGTCGGCCGAGGCGGCGCTCACCGGCACGGATTTTCAAAGCCTCGAAAATGATCTTCAACGGTTCCAGCTCGGGCTTGCCGGCGCGCAGAACAGCACGAACCGCGTGGCTCAGGGGCTGCGCGTCCTCGGGCTGAACGCGCGCGAATTCTCCGGCCTTTCAGTCGACCAGCAAGTCCTGAAGCTCGCGGACGCGTTCTCGGGCTTCGCCGACGGCCCGACGAAGACTGCGGCGGCCATGGCGCTCCTGGGCCGTTCCGGCGCCGAAATGTTGCCCTTCCTCGATCGCGGCCGCGAGGGCTTCGAGGAGCTCACGGCGGAGGTTCAGCGGCTCGGCGCCAGCCTGAGCAATGATCAGGCCGCGGCGTTCATGCAAGTCGAGGAGAATTTCCACCGGGTGCAGGCGGCGGCTCAGGGTCTCTCCATTTCCATGTTCTCCGCTCTGGCGCCTTCCATCAACGGTGCCATTAACGCCTTTGTCGACTTCCGCGGCGATCTTGATCAGGCTTCCGCCCATAGCCAGGCGTCACGCGCAGAGATGCAGCTCCTGGCGGACGCTGGAAAGACCGTCGCGACCGGCTTTATCGGGCTCGGCAGCATTTTCACGAGCACGCTGTCGCTCGTCGAACTTGCTGTGCGCGAGGTCGTCGATGCCGTCGGCACTGCGGGCGCTGTGATACGCGATGCTTGGCAGAGGAACTGGACAGAAATTCCGGTCGATGCCAAGGCTGGCTTGAGCAGCATGAAGACAGATCTGGAGCAATTCGCCTCGGATCAAAAAGCGATTGTCGAAAACGGCTTCAAATCGGTCGAGACAATGTGGACCACCACGCCGGAATCGGCGGCGATGGCGACCGCCACGCAACGGCTGCGTACGGAAATGGGCGCCGTCCCGGAAACGGCGACGCGCGCCGCGACGGCGCTGAAGTCGGTCGGGGATGCCGCCGGGGGCGCGGCCCTGAACGCGCAGAAAATGCGCGAGCTCTTCACTGGACTGCCCGCGGTGCCGCAGATGCAGATCGGCGGCAACAAGGATGCCGACCAGGCGCTCGAGGCTCAGCTGACATCGCTTAATCAGGAGGTCGACGCCTATAAGTCTGCCTACACGCTGCAGGACGGCTTGATCCAAGAGCAGGTCAAAACCAAGCAGCTTTCGGCGCAGCAGGGACTGCAGGCCGTACTCGACGCGCTGCAGGACGAGCAGCAGGATGTCGGAGAGGTCTACTCGCGAGAGGAGGCTCTTGCGCAAGGTAACCAGCAGAAGCTGCGTGAAATCCAACTGCAAGCCGCCAAGTTTCAGGAGGAGAACGCAAAGGCCGTCCAAGATGCGCAGATCAAGTCGGCTGAGCAAACCGTTCAGCAATGGCGACAGGCGTTTAACGAGATCAACAGCGCGTTCGACTCGCAGATCTCCGGTCTCATCCGCGGAACGACGACCTGGTCGCAAGCCTTCAAGAATGTCATTACGCAGCTCACCGTCGATCTCGCCAAATTCTTCATCAATTGGGGCCTTCAGGCGACTGAAACGGAATTGATGCAGCTGGCCGGCATAGGCCGTGTGACGACCGCGCAGGAAGCGAGCGATGTCGCCAAGGGCGCGTCACAGGCGGCGTCCGCGGCTTCCGCGACCACATCGGCGCTCGCCGGCGTCCTCACGCAGCTCAAGGCGGATGCGGCGGCCGTGTACGGCGGCGTCTTCGCATTTCTGGCGCCTTTCATGGGGCCAGCTGCCGTCGGGCCCGCGACAGCATCCGCCGGATCAGTGGCCGCAGCCGGTATCGGCTCATTCGATATCGGCTCCTGGTCCGTTCCGATGGACCAGCTCGCCATGGTGCACCAGGGCGAGATGATCGTGCCGGCCGCGCAGACGCCGTGGATGCAAAGTCTGGCCTCGAGCGCCGGGAAGACAAGGGCAGGCATGACGGGCGGCGGTGACACCAACCATAACGCCTTGCACGTTCATTTGCCGAACGTGAAGAACAGCAACGATTTCATGTCCGATTTCCGCGCCAATCGCGGAGAGGTCGCGAAGCAGCTGTCCAGGCATATGGCGTCGTCGCGCTGGCGCCCCAAGGCGACGTGACGCCGCCGTGAGGATCGATGACCACACCTCCGTCATTTCCCGCGCTCCCGGGGCAGACCTGGTCGGTCCACAAACGGCCGACATTTTCGACCCGCGTGGCGGCGCATGTCTCGGGGCGCGAGGTGCGCGCCGCGCTCTATGCTCAGGCGCTATATGAGTTCGAGCTGACCTATTCGGGGCTCGATTCCGCCGGCGCCGACAATGGCCTCCAGGCCAATTCGCTTCAGGCCCTGATGGGTCTCTATCTCGCGGTGCAGGGCCAGTTCGGAACCTTCATCTATACCGACCCGACCGACAACAGCGTCGAAAGCCAGCCGGTCGGGCAGGGCGATGGTTCGACGACAGATTTCACCCTGGTGCGGACGCTCGGCGGCACGAGCGAGATCATCAGCTGGTGCGGCGCGATCAGCGCCGTCTTCCTGAATGGCGTCTCGGTCAGCCCATCGGCCTACAGCCTGGTTGCGCCAAATACTCTCAGCTTCACATCACCGCCGACGACCGGGCAGCTTATCGAAGCCAGCTTCACTTACGGCTTCATCTGTCGCTTCATCGACGATCAGGAAGATTTCGAGAATTTCATGTCGGGCCTCTGGTCGGTTGACAGTTTGAAATTCAGGAGCGTGAAGCCATGAGATCGACGGCGAATGGCACGCTTCCGGCCTATCTCAACAGCTTGCGCGGCACCGACGCGCAGCTCTACATGGCCGATTGCTACACGGTCACGCTGCTCGACGGGACGGCGCTCTACTACACGAATTTCGATCTGCCCATCACGCTCGGCGCCAATGTCTTCCTCGCTAATTCGGTGCGTATCGACGGCCTCAAATACAATTGCAAGCGCGGCACCGAGGCGGACGAGCAGAAGATCACAATCATCGCGTTGCCGTCGGGCGAGACGATCGGTGGCGTACCTATCCTCGCGGCGATCGCGGCGGGCGTGCTCGATGGCGCGACGGTCCGGCGCGAGCGCGCCTTCTGCAATTCCTGGTCGGAGGCCGATAGGGCGGCGCCGATCGACAGCGTGGTGCTCTTCCATGGCCGCGTCGCGACCGTGGACGGCGTCGGCCGCACCACGGCGGACATCACGGTTCATTCGGACCTCGTCCTGCTCGACATCAACATGCCGCGCAAGATCTATGCGCCGGGCTGCATGTGGGCGCTATACGGCTTCGGTTGCGGCCTGAGCAAGGCGGATTTTACGAGCGCCGGGACGGTCGGCGGCGGCCCGACGCAGCGGTTTATTCCCTGGTCGGGCGCAACCGCCAATTATGCGCAAGGCACGCTGATCTTCACAAGCGGCGTCCTCAACGGCATCAGCGCCACGATCAAGTCCGTGGCGGGCGGTGCCGCGCCCGGGTTTGTCCCGATCTATCCGCTGCCGGCGTCGCCGGCGCCCGGCGATACGTTCGCGGCCAGCTTCGGCTGCGACCGAACCAAGACGACCTGCCAGAGTCGGTTCAACAATCTCGCGAACTTCCTCGGCTTCCCCTACGTGCCGCCGCCAACCTTCTCGGTGTGATTATGCCGGAAAAAGAGGAGCGTGCTCGTGTCGTTGCTGAGGCGCGCAAATGGATCGCGACGCCCTATCGCAACTGCGCCGACATCCGCGGCGTCGGCGTCGATTGCGGGATGCTGCTCGTGCGGATCTTTGTCGACACGGGACTATGTGCGCCGTTCGATCCTCGGCCCTATCCGCCGGACTGGCATCTGCACCGCAGTGAGGAACGCTATCTCGGCTTCGTCGACACGCATATGCGCGAGGTTCAGGCGCCCCAGCCCGGCGATGTTGTGGTCTTCCGCTATGGCCGTTGCTACAGCCATGGCGGCCTCGTGACCGTCGCGGATCCTCTGACCCTGCTGCACGCGTTCTGGCCGGCGCGCTGCGTCCTCGAGGAGCGCCTGTCGCGTAACAAGGCGCTGGCGAATCCGGAGCGCGCGGTGAAATTCTTCTCATATTGGGCTTGAGATGTCGTTCCTCAGAGCCAATGCCAACCAGGGCGCGCAGCCGACGATCTATTCCGGGCTGCAGGTTCAGTCCTCGAGCAGCGCCGTCCCCATCACGATCGGATGGGGCATCATGAAGGTGGCGCCGAATTTTGCGTGGTGCGGAGATTTAGGAACCTATCAGGCAAGTGGCGGCGGTAAGGGTGGCGCGACCAGCGGCGGCACGACGGGCTATACGTGCGCGGTCATTTGCGGCATGTGCGAGGGACCGATACAGGACCTGCGCGCGGTCTGGAAAAATCAGACCGTCCATGTCCACCTGTCCGGCGCATTCCCTAATAGCGTTCTGTTCGACGGAGAGCTGAATCAGGAACC is part of the Methylovirgula ligni genome and harbors:
- a CDS encoding phage major capsid protein; this translates as MTLLELREAYQRAVDKLNTPEVIADKKVYAETEAEADRLEGEIDRAQKALDRAAATARPAVATEAGAPVVPAQDIEDIAWSRAGYRGFANPLQAHSSEGVAWSRKFDRALATARRNLGMTSIDPSKHFRSLGEQLIATYNYAVNKTNTDPRLQRAPTGAGEVDPTGGGFLVQVDFAQAIFMLAHDMGELLSRVNKLPIGEKFNGIKIPGVDETARTTGSRWGGVRSYWLGEGTQATASRPKFRMIDFNLHKLFSLMYTTDELLQDQNALNSIASQAFSEEVMFMTEDSIFEGTGSGMPWGILNHPSLITVAEESSQTAATVIKANIDKMWSRMWNRSRKNAVWFINQDVEPQLLNLNQPVSTQGTAATGGVGGTLVYMPPGGMSAAPYAALYGRPVIPVEYCSTVGTVGDIVLADLSQYTLVDKGGVQAATSMHVAFLTDEMVFRITYRVDGKPMWTKDLTPFKGTNTKSPFVALATRS
- a CDS encoding phage major capsid protein encodes the protein MTEKSVARQLGEWALALLRAEQGLGVDAILNRAPTGAGETVATAGGFLVPTAAADFILGTIYEDRNSVLPYFFKWNIPDGANSTKVPGADETSRANGYRWGGVVADFEDEGDTQVESLPRLKQTEFSANKIIGFAVVTDELLADAENLGNFLQRAFSDELRYKLEQYSLSAAGTGAGKPLGILNSPALVSVAKQSGQSAGTIVGANLEAMWTALPAASRKRAIWAVSETAAAQADGATTLGIYPFSGSTNPDDVPRIKGRPAIETDALPIVGTPGDILLIDPAWYAVASKPIDWAMSADVLFISDQTVFRITWRVDARPLVSAQITGSDGSARSPFVALAARS
- a CDS encoding DUF2460 domain-containing protein — translated: MTTPPSFPALPGQTWSVHKRPTFSTRVAAHVSGREVRAALYAQALYEFELTYSGLDSAGADNGLQANSLQALMGLYLAVQGQFGTFIYTDPTDNSVESQPVGQGDGSTTDFTLVRTLGGTSEIISWCGAISAVFLNGVSVSPSAYSLVAPNTLSFTSPPTTGQLIEASFTYGFICRFIDDQEDFENFMSGLWSVDSLKFRSVKP
- a CDS encoding DUF2163 domain-containing protein translates to MRSTANGTLPAYLNSLRGTDAQLYMADCYTVTLLDGTALYYTNFDLPITLGANVFLANSVRIDGLKYNCKRGTEADEQKITIIALPSGETIGGVPILAAIAAGVLDGATVRRERAFCNSWSEADRAAPIDSVVLFHGRVATVDGVGRTTADITVHSDLVLLDINMPRKIYAPGCMWALYGFGCGLSKADFTSAGTVGGGPTQRFIPWSGATANYAQGTLIFTSGVLNGISATIKSVAGGAAPGFVPIYPLPASPAPGDTFAASFGCDRTKTTCQSRFNNLANFLGFPYVPPPTFSV